One Capillibacterium thermochitinicola DNA window includes the following coding sequences:
- a CDS encoding uridine kinase family protein produces MEKDNNCCTRLKPKSPDLSRPDFSPLCQRIDLLLAQKDQVLVAIDGNSGAGKTRLAAFLASLYHCNVFHMDDFFLPPALKTAARLNEVGGNVDYHRFKNEVISGLQSGRPFQYRVYDCHAEAFTRWITVHPKPLNIIEGVYSLHPTLIAHYDLKIFLRVEAAEQSRRILARNGPELHRRFLEEWIPLENRYFQELGIAEKCDFVFST; encoded by the coding sequence ATGGAAAAGGACAATAACTGCTGTACCCGCTTGAAACCAAAAAGCCCGGACCTTTCCCGCCCGGACTTTTCCCCGCTCTGCCAACGGATCGACTTGCTACTGGCCCAAAAAGACCAAGTGCTGGTCGCCATCGACGGCAACAGCGGTGCGGGCAAAACCCGCCTGGCCGCTTTCCTCGCCAGCCTTTACCATTGCAACGTTTTTCACATGGATGATTTTTTCCTCCCCCCGGCACTGAAAACGGCGGCCCGTTTAAACGAGGTTGGCGGGAATGTGGATTACCACCGTTTCAAAAACGAAGTGATTTCGGGCCTGCAAAGCGGCCGGCCCTTTCAATACCGGGTCTACGACTGCCACGCGGAGGCCTTTACCCGGTGGATCACTGTTCACCCCAAACCATTAAATATAATCGAAGGGGTGTACAGTCTCCATCCGACCTTGATCGCCCATTACGACCTGAAAATCTTTTTGCGGGTGGAGGCCGCGGAACAAAGCAGACGGATTCTGGCGAGGAACGGGCCCGAACTCCACCGCCGTTTTCTTGAGGAATGGATTCCCCTGGAGAACCGGTATTTTCAAGAACTGGGCATCGCCGAAAAATGCGATTTCGTCTTTTCCACCTAA